One stretch of Anolis sagrei isolate rAnoSag1 chromosome 11, rAnoSag1.mat, whole genome shotgun sequence DNA includes these proteins:
- the HSPB1 gene encoding heat shock protein beta-1 — MSERQVPFTFLRSPSWEPFRDWYRGGRLFDQAFGMPMVPDDWYRWPAGSSSGWPGYVRPMIQSPEPATPASAGPPGAHPAYSRALSRQLSSGVSEIRQTPEGWKVALDVNHFAPEELLVKTKDGVVEITGKHEERQDEHGFISRCFTRKYTLPPGVDPSAVRSSLSPEGLLTVEAPLPKPALQSAEIKIPVTFEAHAQIPRPEVKKPEEGAAK, encoded by the exons ATGTCGGAGCGCCAGGTGCCCTTCACCTTCCTCCGCAGCCCCAGCTGGGAGCCCTTCCGGGACTGGTACCGAGGCGGCCGCCTCTTCGACCAGGCCTTCGGGATGCCCATGGTCCCCGATGACTGGTATAGGTGGCCCGCCGGCAGCAGCAGCGGATGGCCGGGCTACGTCCGCCCCATGATCCAGAGCCCCGAGCCGGCCACTCCGGCCAGCGCTGGCCCTCCGGGGGCCCATCCGGCCTACAGCCGGGCCCTCAGCCGGCAGCTCAGCAGCGGCGTCTCCGAGATCCGGCAGACCCCCGAAGGGTGGAAGGTGGCCCTCGACGTCAACCACTTCGCCCCTGAGGAGCTCCTGGTCAAGACCAAGGACGGCGTGGTGGAGATCACCg GAAAACACGAAGAACGACAAGATGAGCATGGATTTATTTCCAGGTGTTTCACCAGGAAATACAC gCTCCCCCCGGGCGTGGACCCCTCGGCGGTCCGCTCTTCCCTGTCCCCGGAGGGCCTTCTGACGGTGGAGGCGCCGCTGCCCAAGCCAGCCTTGCAGTCTGCGGAGATCAAGATCCCGGTCACCTTCGAGGCCCACGCCCAGATCCCCAGGCCAGAGGTCAAGAAGCCCGAGGAAGGGGCCGCCAAATGA